One genomic segment of Oncorhynchus masou masou isolate Uvic2021 chromosome 16, UVic_Omas_1.1, whole genome shotgun sequence includes these proteins:
- the LOC135557398 gene encoding gamma-aminobutyric acid receptor subunit rho-1-like — protein sequence MSNSEQLLSINDHDFTMRPGFGGPAVPVGVDVQVESLDTISEVDMDFTMTLYIRHYWKDERLSFHSTTNKSMTFDGRLVKKIWVPDMFFVHSKKSFTHDTTTDNVMLRVYPDGKVLYSQRVTVTSMCSMDLSRFPLDTQTCSLEIESYAYTDDDLMLYWKKGNNSLSTDENISLSQFLIQEFQTTSKLAFYSSTGWYNRLYITFTLRRHIFFFLLQTYFPATLMVMLSWVSFWIDRRAVPARVPLGITTVLTMSTIITGVNASMPRVSYIKAVDIYLWVSFVFVFLSVIEYAAVNYLSTVQERKEKKLRERLPCTCGMTHPGMMGSYSEEDINNTGNYGCMLEENGAMKQQRMMVHLDIEENNQITGHVGSSAYSSMWVDTHAIDKYSRVIFPGSYTLFNIIYWSCYL from the exons ATGAGTAATTCAGAACAGCTCCTAAGCATAAATGATCACGACTTCACAATGAGGCCTGGCTTTGGAG GACCTGCTGTTCCAGTTGGAGTTGATGTTCAGGTGGAAAGTCTGGACACCATCTCAGAAGTTGACATG GACTTCACCATGACCCTGTATATTAGACACTACTGGAAAGACGAGCGCCTCTCTTTCCACAGCACCACCAATAAGAGCATGACCTTTGACGGGCGCCTGGTCAAGAAGATCTGGGTGCCAGACATGTTCTTTGTCCACTCCAAGAAGTCTTTCACACACGACACCACAACAGATAATGTCATGCTGAGAGTCTACCCCGATGGCAAGGTGCTCTACAGCCAAAG GGTGACAGTGACATCAATGTGCAGCATGGACTTGAGTCGCTTCCCTCTGGACACACAGACCTGCTCCCTGGAGATCGAGAGCT ATGCGTACACGGATGACGATCTGATGCTCTACTGGAAGAAAGGGAACAATTCCCTGAGCACTGATGAAAATATCTCCCTCTCCCAGTTCCTCATCCAGGAGTTCCAAACCACCTCAAAACTAGCCTTCTACAGCAGCACAG GCTGGTACAACCGTTTGTATATCACCTTCACCCTGCGACGCCACATCTTCTTCTTCCTGCTCCAGACCTACTTCCCTGCGACTCTGATGGTCATGTTGTCCTGGGTGTCCTTCTGGATCGACCGCCGGGCCGTCCCGGCCAGGGTTCCTCTGG GTATCACCACGGTGCTCACCATGTCCACCATCATCACTGGAGTCAACGCCTCCATGCCCAGGGTTTCCTACATCAAAGCTGTGGACATTTACCTCTGGGTCAGCTTTGTGTTTGTGTTCCTATCGGTGATAGAGTACGCTGCAGTGAACTACCTGTCTACGGTGCAAGAACGGAAGGAAAAAAAGCTACGAGAAAGG ctGCCCTGCACCTGTGGCATGACCCACCCGGGCATGATGGGCAGCTACAGCGAGGAGGACATCAACAACACGGGGAACTATGGCTGCATGCTCGAGGAGAACGGCGCCATGAAGCAGCAGAGGATGATGGTCCATCTGGACATTGAGGAGAACAACCAAATCACAGGACATGTGGGCTCCAGTGCCTACAGCAGCATGTGGGTCGACACCCACGCCATAGACAAATACTCCCGGGTCATCTTTCCTGGGTCGTATACTCTGTTTAACATCATCTACTGGTCCTGCTACCTCTAA
- the LOC135557400 gene encoding xaa-Arg dipeptidase-like, whose translation MAQHATDTLLELKQKVGSCIDEAKDRLHCLSKDIWSCPELAYEERKSHDRLVTFFSEEKGWTVDSHFKLETAFRAIWGPVGGKENNNVINVGFLSEYDALPGIGHACGHNLIAEIGAAAAIGLKALVEHTPDFPVPVQVTVLGTPAEENGGGKIDLIRERAFDGMDVVFMAHPSQEDAAWLPDVAEHDLIVRYHGKASHAAAYPWEGVNALDAAVLAYNNLSVLRQELKPDWRIHGIIKHGGVKPNIIPAYTELEYYLRTPLRKDLPTIKAKAEMCFRAAAMATGCEVELEFARNTFHNVLRNPTLHGLYEVNGKALGMEFTTDEDVLKNTSGSTDFGNVSFIVPGIHPYFYIGSDALNHTEEYTVAAGDDKAQFYTLRAAKALAMTALDVLLCPELLQRAREELKEANLKEERALRGTSEAKHCGGAAQH comes from the exons ATGGCTCAGCACGCTACAGATACGCTCCTGGAGCTAAAACAAAAAGTTGGCAGTTGTATCGACGAAGCCAAGGACAGGCTTCATTGTCTTAGTAAAGACATATGGAGTTGCCCAGAACTCGCATATGAAGAAAGAAAGTCCCACGACAGGTTAGTTACATTTTTCTCAGAGGAGAAGGGATGGACTGTGGACAGTCATTTTAAACTCGAGACAGCATTCCGTGCCATATGGGGACCTGTCGGTGGCAAGGAGAACAATAATGTCATAAATGTTGGTTTCTTGAGTGAATATGACGCACTGCCAGGCATTGGACATGCATGTGGCCATAACCTCATTGCGGAAATAGGAGCCGCTGCAGCCATCGGATTAAAAGCTTTGGTAGAACACACACCCGATTTCCCCGTCCCTGTACAG GTGACAGTGTTGGGAACCCCAGCAGAAGAGAATGGAGGGGGTAAAATCGACCTGATAAGGGAGAGAGCGTTTGATGGCATGGACGTGGTATTCATGGCTCATCCCTCACAGGAGGATGCTGCCTGGCTGCCAGATGTGGCTGAACACGA TCTCATAGTGAGATACCATGGCAAGGCATCTCATGCTGCAGCCTATCCCTGGGAAGGGGTCAACGCGCTGGACGCTGCTGTCCTTGCCTACAATAACCTTTCAGTGCTCAGACAGGAACTCAAGCCAGACTGGAGAATCCACG GTATCATCAAGCATGGAGGGGTGAAACCCAACATCATCCCTGCCTACACAGAGCTGGAGTACTATCTCCGAACTCCCTTACGTAAAGACTTGCCCACCATCAAGGCCAAGGCTGAGATGTGTTTTAGAGCCGCTGCCATGGCAACTGGCTGTGAA gTTGAACTGGAGTTCGCAAGGAATACCTTTCACAATGTCCTGCGGAATCCCACCCTGCATGGGTTGTATGAGGTAAACGGCAAGGCTTTGGGGATGGAATTCACTACAGATGAAGATGTCCTCAAAAACACCTCTG GCTCCACGGACTTTGGCAATGTGTCTTTTATTGTTCCCGGAATCCACCCTTACTTTTACATTGGCTCAGATGCTCTCAACCACACAGAGGAATACACCGTAGCTGCTG GTGATGATAAAGCTCAGTTCTACACCCTGCGGGCGGCCAAGGCCCTGGCCATGACAGCACTGGATGTGCTGCTGTGCCCAGAACTGCTgcagagagccagagaggagTTAAAGGAGGCTAACCTAAAGGAGGAGCGGGCCCTGAGAGGGACCTCAGAGGCCAAACATTGtggaggggcagcccagcactga